A segment of the Candidatus Cloacimonadota bacterium genome:
TGTCATCACGCAGCTCCAGCCTCAGGGTGCCGGCCCGGTTGGTGAGGGTCTTACTCATGTTCAATTCCGATAATGTTCATCTGGCGGTTGCGGGTGCCGTCCCGCCGGTAGGAATGATGCACAGCCGATTCCAAAGTGCAGGCAAATTGCTGCTCAATGTTGTAAAAGGGGATCCCGGCCGCGATCAGCTGCCGGAAAATGGCCAGGCGCAGGTCAAGATGGCGAAATCCAGCCGGATCCGCGGCGCAGCCCATGGCTTTGAGGCTGGCGTTGAAACTTTCCCAAGTTGCCGCGTCCACCTCATAGTGCCGCGCGCAGATGCCGGCGCCAATGTGGGCGGTGAGCTCGGCGGGCCTGATGCCGAAATGCTTCTCCAGCGCTCGCACGGCCTTGCCGGCGATGTTCAGCCGGGTGCCTTCGCGGCCGCTGTGGATGGCCGCCACGGCACGGTTTTGGGCGTCTGTCAGCAGCACGGGATAGCAATCCGCGGTGCGGATCAGCAGATACTGCCCCGGCAGCTTGGTGATCAGCGCGTCCGCTGCCGCGATCTGGGGATGCCGGCCCCAGCCCGCGCCGCTGTCTTGATCCG
Coding sequences within it:
- a CDS encoding polyphenol oxidase family protein, whose protein sequence is MNTWLHLGEKTPDYRGVMRDQGDIRIGDKVIPASSTVIAEQIAGDGIHICSDQDSGAGWGRHPQIAAADALITKLPGQYLLIRTADCYPVLLTDAQNRAVAAIHSGREGTRLNIAGKAVRALEKHFGIRPAELTAHIGAGICARHYEVDAATWESFNASLKAMGCAADPAGFRHLDLRLAIFRQLIAAGIPFYNIEQQFACTLESAVHHSYRRDGTRNRQMNIIGIEHE